In Comamonadaceae bacterium OTU4NAUVB1, one DNA window encodes the following:
- a CDS encoding MBL fold metallo-hydrolase, producing the protein MTSKNFIFTSLAAASALSLTLVACGGGSDDNTASTPPPATTTPTPTPTPEPVNPLAKAPTELRTTWFGISNWHYQVGGLGFILDGEVVNSGQAPTPAAVTKALTALKKRGTVDFFLVGHEHGDHALQIPEYAKQTGKPIYAPAAVCAAVKAYGNPDNQCTTLKGGETLKMNDYTTVRVVRWLHSIDCGGVGNGTAGVETFGFLITAQTPDKDKVLTVYVSDSGAGGVDLFIPRVVGKGTPSEVVYGAPFSNLSDAVRAANVPSIDLWQGGPESRVVNQARILMPVFKIKYFQPHHLGTRATQVDGVSVGYKLEYGLHFPYLESEVPLLTGFMKSIGTQPFNPSNYFDAWVLDRNGFKAVDNADVKAVYGLPATGPGPGKQGPNPRSGQLECLND; encoded by the coding sequence ATGACTTCCAAGAACTTCATTTTTACCTCTCTGGCGGCGGCATCGGCGCTGAGCCTGACGCTCGTGGCCTGCGGAGGCGGCAGTGACGACAACACGGCCAGCACACCGCCACCGGCCACGACGACGCCGACGCCGACGCCGACGCCAGAACCCGTCAACCCATTGGCAAAAGCACCCACCGAACTCAGGACCACATGGTTCGGGATCAGCAATTGGCACTATCAGGTCGGGGGTCTCGGCTTCATTCTCGATGGCGAAGTGGTGAACTCGGGCCAAGCGCCGACGCCCGCAGCCGTGACCAAGGCACTCACGGCGTTGAAGAAGCGCGGTACGGTCGATTTCTTTCTGGTGGGTCACGAGCACGGCGACCATGCCCTGCAGATTCCTGAGTACGCCAAGCAGACGGGCAAGCCGATCTACGCACCGGCAGCGGTTTGTGCGGCGGTGAAGGCCTATGGCAACCCGGACAATCAGTGCACGACGCTCAAGGGCGGTGAGACCCTGAAGATGAACGACTACACCACCGTGCGGGTGGTGCGTTGGCTCCACAGCATCGACTGCGGCGGAGTCGGCAACGGCACGGCAGGGGTCGAGACCTTCGGCTTCCTGATCACGGCGCAGACGCCTGACAAGGACAAGGTACTGACGGTCTATGTGTCCGACAGCGGCGCCGGCGGGGTCGACCTGTTCATCCCGCGCGTGGTGGGCAAGGGCACGCCATCCGAGGTCGTCTACGGCGCGCCGTTCTCCAATCTCTCGGATGCGGTGCGTGCGGCGAACGTTCCCAGCATCGACCTCTGGCAGGGTGGACCGGAGTCGCGGGTGGTCAATCAGGCGCGCATCCTGATGCCGGTCTTCAAGATCAAGTACTTCCAGCCGCATCACCTCGGCACGCGCGCGACGCAGGTCGATGGCGTGAGCGTGGGCTACAAGCTGGAGTACGGTCTCCATTTCCCGTACCTGGAATCCGAGGTGCCGCTCCTGACCGGTTTCATGAAGAGCATCGGCACGCAGCCCTTCAACCCTTCCAACTACTTCGATGCCTGGGTCCTGGATCGCAATGGTTTCAAGGCCGTGGACAACGCGGACGTGAAGGCGGTCTATGGGTTGCCGGCGACGGGCCCGGGGCCTGGCAAGCAGGGCCCCAATCCGCGCTCGGGCCAGCTGGAATGTCTCAACGACTGA
- a CDS encoding TetR/AcrR family transcriptional regulator, whose protein sequence is MTNKSAGRPRSFEEDAVLRRATGLFWEKGYAATSLDELLTTMGIARSSFYAIFGSKQKILRAVLLLYTDELVERMRAAAATGPTPRDALVAVLEVAGCSLRPSEGCLFVNVAMELAPSDAEVRRIGQAYLGKVDDLLTSLLTQHGFTAERASDIGGAMMALTTGAITLRKAGASEARARAMLKVAIELMD, encoded by the coding sequence ATGACGAACAAAAGTGCAGGTCGCCCCCGAAGCTTCGAGGAGGATGCGGTCCTTCGGCGTGCGACCGGCCTGTTCTGGGAAAAAGGCTACGCGGCCACCTCGCTCGACGAGCTTTTGACGACGATGGGCATCGCGCGCTCGAGTTTCTATGCGATCTTCGGCTCCAAGCAGAAGATCCTGCGGGCCGTTCTGCTCCTCTACACCGACGAACTCGTCGAGCGCATGCGAGCGGCGGCGGCGACGGGACCGACGCCCCGGGACGCACTGGTGGCGGTGCTGGAAGTCGCGGGATGCAGCCTGCGGCCATCCGAAGGCTGTCTCTTCGTCAACGTGGCGATGGAACTGGCACCCTCCGACGCGGAAGTCCGCCGGATCGGTCAAGCCTATCTGGGCAAGGTGGACGACCTGCTGACCTCCTTGCTGACCCAGCATGGCTTCACCGCCGAGCGAGCGTCCGACATCGGCGGTGCCATGATGGCGTTGACCACCGGTGCCATCACCCTGCGCAAGGCGGGCGCGTCGGAAGCACGCGCACGTGCCATGCTGAAGGTGGCCATCGAACTGATGGACTAG
- a CDS encoding ATP-binding protein, translating into MSRTHKFLERGGAMGERIQHHDWSTTVLGPLDAWSRSLRMAVALTLRTPQPACLFWGPEQVSIYNDGYVPFLGDRHPASLGRPAAEVWADIWDTLGPINAAAFAGEAQRFKDMPFTLASSVQAFSWFTFSYTPVVDDEGEVAGLYNLVTETTDKVLAEQRMEASKQALHELNQSLEQQVAARTQERDRLWRNTQDVQLIIDGRGVLKAVSPAFTTILGWTSDDVRGRNVFDFILPDEEASQGALDQARAGNLPTFENRYRHKDGGFRWFSWVATPEADLIYASGRHITSEKAQATALAVAQDALRQSQKMEAVGQLTGGVAHDFNNLLTVIKSSTELLKRPDLPDDRRGRYLLAISSTVDRAAKLTGQLLAFARRQALQPEVFAACDSVRSLSAMMETITGAGIGIVTELPAHPCFVNADASQFDTALVNMAINARDAMDGQGRLTIRVEGVEAMPATRSSPAYAGAFVAVSIRDTGSGIPAERLEQIFEPFFTTKAVGQGTGLGLSQVYGFTKQSGGEIRVESRVGQGSVFTLYLPRATAAEQAKKTEEPEPLVDGHGTCVLVVEDNVDVGNFAVQTLTDLGYRTVLATNAQEALMELARDADRFDVVFSDVVMPGMNGIDLAHEIRRLHHDLPVLLASGYSHVLAQNGTCGFELLHKPYSVEQLSRLLRKVAAWQRRRRVLGG; encoded by the coding sequence ATGAGCCGCACCCACAAGTTTCTCGAACGCGGGGGTGCGATGGGTGAGCGCATCCAGCATCACGATTGGTCGACCACCGTCCTGGGTCCGCTGGACGCCTGGTCTCGGAGTCTGCGCATGGCCGTTGCACTGACGCTGCGCACGCCGCAGCCGGCGTGTCTTTTCTGGGGACCCGAGCAAGTCTCGATCTACAACGACGGCTACGTCCCTTTTCTCGGTGACAGGCATCCGGCATCCCTCGGGCGTCCCGCCGCCGAGGTCTGGGCCGACATCTGGGACACGCTCGGACCGATCAACGCAGCGGCGTTCGCCGGCGAAGCCCAGCGGTTCAAGGACATGCCTTTCACGTTGGCATCGAGCGTCCAGGCGTTCAGTTGGTTCACCTTCTCCTACACCCCGGTCGTCGATGACGAAGGCGAGGTCGCAGGGCTCTACAACCTCGTCACCGAGACGACGGACAAGGTGCTCGCCGAACAGCGCATGGAGGCGAGCAAGCAGGCCTTGCATGAACTCAATCAATCGCTCGAACAGCAGGTGGCGGCACGGACCCAGGAGCGGGACCGGCTCTGGCGCAACACCCAGGACGTGCAGCTGATCATCGACGGGCGGGGTGTCCTGAAGGCCGTCAGTCCAGCCTTCACGACGATCCTCGGCTGGACGTCCGACGACGTGCGCGGCAGGAACGTGTTCGATTTCATCCTGCCCGATGAAGAAGCCAGCCAAGGCGCGCTCGACCAGGCGCGCGCAGGGAACCTGCCGACCTTCGAGAACCGCTACCGCCACAAGGACGGTGGGTTTCGCTGGTTCTCCTGGGTGGCGACACCCGAGGCCGACCTGATCTACGCGAGCGGTCGGCATATCACGTCGGAGAAAGCGCAAGCCACGGCCTTGGCGGTTGCCCAGGACGCCCTGCGGCAGTCGCAGAAGATGGAAGCGGTGGGCCAGCTCACGGGCGGCGTCGCGCACGACTTCAACAACCTGCTGACCGTCATCAAGTCCTCCACCGAACTGCTCAAGCGGCCCGATCTTCCGGACGATCGCCGTGGTCGCTACCTTCTGGCCATTTCGAGCACCGTCGATCGAGCCGCCAAGCTCACCGGGCAACTCCTCGCGTTCGCCAGAAGACAGGCACTGCAACCCGAGGTGTTCGCCGCCTGCGACAGCGTGCGGTCGCTCTCGGCCATGATGGAAACGATCACCGGCGCCGGGATCGGGATCGTTACCGAACTGCCCGCACATCCCTGTTTCGTCAACGCCGATGCCAGCCAGTTCGATACGGCCCTGGTCAACATGGCGATCAACGCACGCGATGCGATGGACGGGCAAGGCCGGCTCACGATCCGCGTCGAAGGCGTCGAGGCGATGCCGGCCACCCGGAGCAGCCCGGCGTATGCCGGCGCGTTCGTCGCGGTGTCGATCAGGGACACCGGCAGCGGCATCCCGGCAGAGCGGCTGGAGCAGATCTTCGAGCCGTTCTTCACCACCAAGGCCGTGGGCCAGGGCACCGGCCTGGGCCTGTCCCAGGTCTACGGCTTCACCAAGCAGTCCGGGGGTGAGATCCGGGTCGAAAGCCGAGTGGGCCAAGGCAGCGTGTTCACCCTGTACCTGCCGCGTGCCACGGCGGCCGAGCAGGCGAAAAAGACCGAGGAGCCCGAACCCCTCGTGGACGGTCACGGCACGTGCGTGCTGGTGGTCGAGGACAACGTCGACGTGGGCAACTTCGCCGTGCAGACGCTGACGGACCTCGGCTACAGGACCGTGCTGGCCACCAACGCGCAGGAGGCGCTGATGGAACTGGCGAGGGACGCGGATCGCTTCGACGTGGTGTTCTCCGATGTGGTCATGCCCGGCATGAATGGCATCGATCTGGCTCACGAGATCCGTCGCTTGCACCACGATCTTCCGGTGTTGCTGGCCTCGGGCTACAGCCACGTGCTCGCACAGAACGGCACCTGCGGTTTCGAACTGCTGCACAAGCCGTATTCGGTCGAGCAGCTGTCTCGTCTGCTGCGCAAGGTCGCTGCCTGGCAGCGGCGCCGACGGGTGCTGGGTGGATGA
- a CDS encoding alpha/beta hydrolase, which produces MNQMPVAVSSPRRLLRARCVALAAAAALVGLTAQAAPDDAMAKTGTRYKADADMQVVLDELATLGGKPIETLTPDEARQQPTPTDAVMSVLKKKGKDTSPTALVPGVTSVDREITGAAGNIPARIYTPDGPGPFPVIVYYHGGGWVIADKQVYDGGARGLAKQANAIVVSSDYRRAPEAKFPASHDDAFAAYKWAADNAASINGDPKRMALAGESAGGNMAISTAVAVRDAGLTKPTHILAVYPVGQTGNLNTRSYVDSATAKPLNKPMIEWFVDKLLAKPEDKANPRLDVLNAKLAGLPPVTIINAQIDPLREDGALLQAALKKAGVKVDRKVYDGVTHEFFGMAAVVKDAADAQKYGGKALKSSFGK; this is translated from the coding sequence ATGAATCAGATGCCAGTTGCCGTGTCTTCCCCCCGACGACTTCTTCGGGCCCGTTGCGTCGCGCTGGCCGCGGCTGCCGCCCTCGTCGGCCTGACCGCCCAGGCGGCACCCGACGATGCCATGGCCAAGACCGGCACCCGGTACAAGGCCGATGCGGACATGCAGGTCGTCCTGGACGAACTGGCGACGCTCGGCGGCAAGCCCATCGAGACCCTGACGCCCGACGAGGCTCGCCAGCAGCCCACGCCGACCGATGCGGTGATGTCGGTCCTCAAGAAGAAGGGCAAGGACACGTCGCCGACGGCCTTGGTCCCGGGCGTCACCAGCGTCGACCGCGAGATCACCGGTGCCGCAGGCAACATTCCCGCGCGCATCTACACCCCGGACGGCCCGGGCCCGTTCCCGGTCATCGTCTACTACCACGGCGGTGGCTGGGTGATCGCCGACAAGCAGGTGTACGACGGTGGCGCGCGCGGCCTCGCCAAGCAGGCCAATGCGATCGTCGTGTCGTCGGACTACCGCCGGGCGCCGGAAGCCAAGTTCCCGGCGTCCCACGACGACGCGTTCGCGGCGTACAAGTGGGCAGCGGACAACGCGGCCAGCATCAACGGCGACCCCAAGCGCATGGCCCTCGCGGGCGAGAGCGCAGGCGGCAACATGGCCATCTCGACGGCCGTGGCCGTGCGCGACGCGGGCCTGACGAAACCGACGCACATCCTGGCCGTCTATCCCGTGGGCCAGACCGGCAACCTCAACACCAGGTCGTATGTCGACAGCGCCACCGCCAAGCCCCTGAACAAGCCGATGATCGAGTGGTTCGTGGACAAGCTGCTGGCCAAGCCGGAAGACAAGGCGAATCCCCGTCTCGACGTCCTCAATGCCAAGCTCGCCGGCCTGCCGCCGGTGACGATCATCAATGCCCAGATCGATCCGTTGCGCGAAGACGGTGCCCTGCTGCAGGCCGCGTTGAAGAAGGCGGGCGTCAAGGTCGATCGCAAGGTCTACGACGGCGTGACGCACGAGTTCTTCGGCATGGCTGCCGTGGTGAAGGACGCGGCGGACGCCCAGAAGTACGGTGGCAAGGCGCTGAAATCGTCCTTTGGCAAATAA
- a CDS encoding EAL domain-containing protein gives MYEAKAKGRNCVRFFNARLKDKVLTRRALEDEVRRAIEHREFELFYQPQIRVADQALVGLEALLRWRHPTEGLLPPVRFIAAIESGAFAAEVGQWVLATACAYAVELRKVLPGLTMGVNLFGAQFQNGHLATNVMDVLESTGLPPEALELEITENIILAHDERLLQPLRVLHRLGVGIAFDDFGTGYASLSLLKRYPLTRLKIDRSFITEICNDEADAAIVKAVIFLADKLGLQVIAEGVETVAQCDFLQRCGCGQVQGYLYGKPMAVRDLENFIQQKLLTV, from the coding sequence ATGTACGAGGCCAAGGCCAAAGGCCGCAATTGCGTGCGGTTCTTCAACGCACGCCTGAAGGACAAGGTCCTGACCCGACGCGCCCTGGAAGACGAGGTCCGCCGCGCCATCGAGCACCGTGAATTCGAATTGTTCTACCAGCCCCAGATTCGCGTGGCCGATCAGGCGCTCGTGGGTCTGGAAGCCCTGCTGCGCTGGCGCCATCCCACCGAAGGCCTGCTGCCACCGGTCCGGTTCATCGCCGCCATCGAGTCGGGCGCGTTTGCCGCCGAGGTCGGGCAATGGGTGCTGGCGACGGCGTGTGCCTACGCGGTCGAACTGCGCAAGGTGCTGCCCGGCTTGACCATGGGCGTGAACCTCTTCGGGGCCCAGTTCCAGAACGGGCACCTGGCAACGAACGTCATGGACGTGCTCGAGTCGACCGGACTTCCTCCTGAAGCGCTGGAGCTCGAGATCACCGAGAACATCATCCTCGCGCATGACGAGCGGCTGCTGCAGCCGCTGCGCGTGCTGCATCGGTTGGGCGTGGGCATCGCCTTCGACGACTTCGGCACCGGCTACGCGTCGTTGAGCCTGCTCAAGCGCTACCCGCTGACGCGGCTGAAGATCGACCGGAGTTTCATCACCGAGATCTGCAACGACGAGGCCGATGCCGCGATCGTCAAGGCGGTCATCTTCCTGGCCGACAAGCTCGGACTGCAGGTGATCGCCGAAGGCGTCGAAACCGTCGCGCAGTGCGATTTCCTGCAGCGGTGCGGTTGCGGGCAGGTGCAGGGCTACCTGTACGGCAAGCCCATGGCGGTCAGGGATCTGGAAAACTTCATCCAGCAAAAGCTGCTCACGGTCTGA
- a CDS encoding response regulator, which yields MRILLAEDEHALGTWLCKALEHAGIQVEWVDDGQLADRALCAQKYDALVLDLGLPGMDGHAVLRRLRQRDQRLPTLILTARDSLAERVTSLNAGADDFLAKPFALAELEARLHALVRRARGTEHPRLACGPLVYDGPSQQFQMNGQPLALSPRETSVLLTLAQRSGEPLSKQHILDRVFSDDEDVHPEAVEVFIYRLRKRLHDSGVRIVTLRGLGYTLEAR from the coding sequence ATGCGCATCCTTCTCGCTGAAGACGAACACGCGCTGGGGACCTGGCTGTGCAAGGCGCTCGAGCATGCGGGAATCCAGGTCGAATGGGTCGATGATGGCCAGCTCGCCGATCGCGCGCTTTGTGCTCAAAAATACGATGCCCTGGTGCTGGACTTGGGCCTGCCCGGCATGGACGGACATGCGGTGCTGCGCAGACTCCGTCAGCGCGACCAGCGCTTGCCCACACTGATCCTGACGGCGCGCGACTCGCTGGCAGAACGCGTCACGTCGCTCAACGCCGGGGCCGACGATTTTTTGGCCAAGCCATTCGCCCTTGCCGAACTCGAAGCCCGGCTCCATGCCCTGGTACGACGCGCCAGGGGAACGGAGCATCCGCGACTGGCCTGCGGGCCGCTGGTCTACGATGGACCATCCCAGCAGTTCCAGATGAACGGACAACCACTGGCACTTTCGCCGCGTGAGACGTCCGTGCTTCTCACGCTTGCACAACGCAGCGGAGAACCGCTGTCCAAGCAACACATCCTGGACCGGGTGTTCTCCGATGACGAGGATGTGCATCCTGAAGCGGTCGAGGTTTTCATCTACCGGCTGCGCAAGCGCCTGCACGACTCGGGCGTTCGAATCGTCACGTTGCGTGGTCTGGGCTATACGTTGGAAGCGCGTTGA
- a CDS encoding helix-turn-helix domain-containing protein, with protein MDLPVKSALRVLELFELFDHLQRPLVFGEIVALTGYPSSSCAALLGTLTDRGYFLHDRRHRSYMPTPKLSQLGAWVSPQALSSEAELIRLLEQAHARTGETVVVAERTGNFARYVHVIRVAHPVLTHVQTGMLRPLCTSAVGLALLSELAPHELSEALAQVRLDKVASSPELRVAAVRREVAEVRQRGFAMSRGRVTWGAGMIAMPLSRPVDGRRLTVGIGGPLERLDTKLTLLHRTLKEVLDEWLIRA; from the coding sequence ATGGACCTTCCCGTCAAGAGCGCACTCCGGGTGCTCGAACTCTTCGAACTCTTCGACCATCTGCAACGCCCGCTCGTGTTCGGCGAGATCGTGGCGCTGACCGGCTATCCGTCGTCGAGTTGCGCCGCGCTGCTGGGCACCCTGACCGACCGTGGCTACTTCCTGCACGATCGCCGGCACCGCAGCTACATGCCCACGCCCAAGTTGTCGCAGCTCGGTGCCTGGGTCAGCCCGCAGGCGCTTTCCAGCGAAGCCGAACTGATCCGACTGCTCGAGCAGGCGCATGCGCGCACCGGGGAGACGGTGGTGGTCGCCGAACGCACCGGCAACTTCGCCCGCTATGTGCACGTGATCCGTGTGGCGCATCCGGTGCTCACCCATGTGCAGACCGGCATGCTGCGGCCGCTGTGCACGTCGGCGGTCGGCCTGGCACTGCTGAGCGAGCTGGCTCCGCACGAACTCAGCGAGGCCCTCGCGCAGGTGCGACTCGACAAGGTCGCCAGTTCGCCGGAACTCCGGGTCGCGGCGGTCAGGCGGGAGGTGGCGGAGGTGCGCCAGCGCGGCTTCGCCATGTCGCGTGGTCGTGTCACGTGGGGCGCGGGCATGATCGCGATGCCGCTGTCACGGCCTGTCGATGGCCGGCGCCTGACCGTCGGCATCGGCGGCCCGCTGGAGCGGCTGGACACCAAGCTCACGCTCCTGCATCGAACGCTCAAGGAAGTGCTCGATGAATGGCTGATCCGGGCCTAG
- a CDS encoding tripartite tricarboxylate transporter substrate-binding protein, translating into MISCGGLPAVTWGADAPLDPSLRPASCVIPAKAGGGFDLTCVLARDALQLARPLRPPLALRYLPGGIGAVAFDRVATGRLGGDAVLIAFSSGSLLNIAQGRFGPHPSTSVRWIATLGTDYGVIAVHRDAAFKTLGDVVTALKQAPSQVVFGAGGTVGSQDWVKAAQLVRVAGKDPKLMRFVSFEGGGDALKALQGKHVDVFPGDAAEALQAIASGAPIKILAVLSNDRLGGALSGIATAREQGVDIVWPTVRGLYLSADVPEEAVQAWVSAFRNAIDAPGFKTLREQHGLYPFSLTGSSLEAFVATQITIYRKIADGLGLRRWHQ; encoded by the coding sequence ATGATTTCCTGCGGCGGGCTTCCTGCTGTGACTTGGGGTGCCGATGCCCCGCTCGATCCAAGCCTGAGACCGGCGTCCTGTGTGATCCCGGCGAAGGCAGGCGGTGGCTTCGATCTGACGTGTGTGCTGGCGCGGGATGCGCTGCAACTGGCAAGGCCGCTGCGTCCTCCTTTGGCCCTGCGCTATTTGCCGGGCGGCATCGGTGCCGTGGCTTTCGATCGTGTGGCCACAGGCCGCCTGGGTGGGGACGCGGTGCTGATCGCGTTCTCCAGTGGCTCCTTGCTGAACATCGCACAAGGTCGATTCGGTCCCCATCCTTCCACATCGGTGCGATGGATCGCCACCCTGGGCACCGACTATGGTGTCATCGCCGTGCATCGCGACGCTGCATTCAAGACGCTCGGTGACGTTGTGACGGCCTTGAAGCAAGCGCCCTCACAAGTTGTCTTTGGTGCCGGAGGCACGGTAGGCAGCCAGGATTGGGTCAAGGCTGCCCAACTGGTCAGGGTCGCTGGAAAGGATCCGAAACTGATGCGATTCGTGTCGTTCGAGGGCGGCGGCGATGCATTGAAGGCCCTTCAGGGCAAGCATGTCGACGTGTTTCCAGGGGACGCCGCTGAAGCCTTGCAAGCGATTGCCAGCGGTGCGCCGATCAAAATTCTTGCGGTCCTGTCGAACGACCGATTGGGCGGTGCCTTGTCGGGCATCGCGACGGCGCGGGAGCAGGGCGTCGACATCGTGTGGCCAACCGTTCGAGGCCTGTATCTCAGCGCGGATGTTCCCGAGGAAGCCGTGCAAGCCTGGGTCTCGGCGTTTCGCAACGCCATCGATGCCCCGGGATTCAAGACGCTGCGCGAGCAGCACGGGCTCTACCCGTTTTCTCTCACGGGATCCTCGCTCGAGGCGTTCGTCGCGACGCAGATCACGATTTATCGAAAGATCGCTGATGGACTTGGGTTGAGACGCTGGCACCAATGA
- a CDS encoding tripartite tricarboxylate transporter substrate binding protein, whose protein sequence is MNTLDSTDILSANRRRWLQAGGSLALSGMLPSMAGAQAAWPSKSIRFVVPFAPGGSSEIVARSSAAELSNTIGQSVYVDNKPGAAGNIAMSEVARSDDQHTIILGHIGTLAVNPYIFEKLPYDANKDFKPVSLLAKVPSLYVVHPDVPAKNLTEFIAYAKKNPGKLSYGSAGNGSAGHLAFEYLKITSGVFMLHVPYRGTGPMLTDLISGRLEASAIGAAAILPFIKTGKVRCIATGSSKRLPQLPDVPTVAEQGFPGFEMTQWYGMLAPASMAPANLAKLSAETMKGMKTQAVLERLKGDAAEAVGGTPEEFAKFIAVEQERWKKVIARANIKPD, encoded by the coding sequence ATGAATACGCTAGATTCCACAGACATCCTGTCGGCGAACCGGCGCCGCTGGCTGCAGGCCGGAGGCAGTCTTGCCCTGAGCGGCATGTTGCCCTCGATGGCCGGTGCGCAAGCGGCATGGCCGAGCAAATCGATCCGCTTCGTGGTGCCTTTCGCACCGGGCGGCAGCTCCGAGATCGTGGCGCGTTCCAGCGCCGCCGAGTTGTCCAACACCATCGGTCAAAGCGTCTACGTCGACAACAAGCCCGGTGCGGCAGGCAACATTGCCATGTCCGAAGTGGCGCGCAGCGACGACCAGCACACCATCATCCTGGGTCACATCGGAACGCTGGCGGTCAATCCCTACATCTTCGAAAAGCTCCCGTACGACGCCAACAAGGACTTCAAGCCCGTGAGCTTGCTGGCCAAGGTGCCCAGCCTGTATGTGGTGCATCCGGATGTGCCGGCCAAGAACTTGACCGAGTTCATCGCCTACGCCAAGAAGAATCCGGGCAAGCTGAGCTACGGCTCCGCTGGCAACGGAAGCGCTGGGCATCTGGCTTTCGAGTACCTGAAGATCACTTCCGGTGTCTTCATGCTGCATGTACCTTATCGCGGCACCGGGCCGATGCTGACCGACCTGATCTCGGGTCGCTTGGAAGCCTCGGCCATCGGTGCTGCCGCCATCCTGCCTTTCATCAAGACGGGCAAGGTGCGCTGCATCGCGACGGGTTCGTCGAAACGTCTCCCGCAGTTGCCCGACGTCCCGACGGTGGCAGAGCAGGGATTCCCAGGCTTCGAGATGACCCAGTGGTACGGCATGCTGGCCCCCGCCAGCATGGCCCCGGCCAATCTCGCGAAACTGTCTGCTGAAACCATGAAAGGCATGAAGACACAAGCTGTTCTCGAGCGCCTCAAGGGCGACGCGGCGGAGGCCGTCGGCGGTACACCGGAGGAATTCGCCAAGTTCATCGCCGTTGAGCAGGAGCGCTGGAAGAAGGTCATTGCGCGGGCCAACATCAAGCCCGACTGA
- a CDS encoding sensor histidine kinase N-terminal domain-containing protein, whose protein sequence is MNRVSRVFRRAWQWFRRASLWRRLALLLLPCLLAMTSMELWMTRHDALEAANSAYDRSLLGALKSIDANISVASGGLAVELPYTMFEFFELTASGQVVFRVATSDGLVELGSADLPESTVALSTGVPRFYDAMYFGEEFRFAAYRRTLNGLAVGGEGQSILVQVGESTRSRQDFTARFVRRAALRDVAILLFLVCGTSLALAAALRPLTRLAREVQARSADDLTPIDDADLPADIRPLMVAVNQYMTRTQELVVQQRQFLDDASHQMRTHLTTLQMQVDYAQRETAPDRLAETLKAMGREIGRITRSTQQLLALGRSDTVALELGEVNLAALLRDVAVELLPMARFKHIDLGINPSMPVLMAVADEALLREALGNLVFNAIAYTPTRGTITVHASAREHSWRMIVEDDGPGLTIEECATLGHRFQRGQRAAKGGSGLGLAIARSIAERHGGGLELTPRASTSGLHAVIWWPRCACQGKSEEPV, encoded by the coding sequence ATGAACCGCGTTTCAAGGGTGTTTCGTCGGGCTTGGCAATGGTTCCGGAGAGCCAGCCTCTGGCGGCGACTTGCATTGCTGTTGCTGCCTTGTCTGCTCGCGATGACCTCCATGGAACTTTGGATGACGCGCCACGATGCCTTGGAGGCAGCCAACTCGGCCTACGACCGTTCACTGCTGGGAGCGCTGAAGTCCATCGATGCCAACATTTCGGTGGCCTCTGGCGGGCTGGCCGTGGAGCTGCCCTACACGATGTTCGAATTCTTCGAGTTGACGGCGAGCGGTCAGGTGGTCTTCCGGGTGGCGACATCCGACGGTCTGGTCGAACTCGGGAGCGCGGACCTTCCCGAGTCCACGGTCGCGCTGTCGACGGGCGTGCCTCGGTTCTACGATGCGATGTACTTCGGAGAGGAATTCCGCTTCGCCGCCTACCGGCGCACCCTGAATGGCCTCGCAGTGGGTGGCGAGGGTCAGAGCATCCTGGTCCAGGTCGGTGAAAGCACGCGCTCGCGCCAGGATTTCACGGCCCGCTTCGTTCGTCGAGCGGCCCTGCGCGATGTCGCGATCCTGCTGTTTCTCGTCTGCGGCACATCCCTGGCGCTGGCGGCCGCCTTGCGACCGCTGACACGGCTCGCCCGGGAAGTCCAGGCGCGCAGCGCGGACGACCTGACACCCATCGACGACGCGGACCTGCCCGCCGACATCCGTCCGCTCATGGTCGCGGTCAACCAGTACATGACGCGGACCCAGGAACTCGTCGTGCAGCAGCGCCAGTTCCTCGACGACGCGTCGCACCAGATGCGCACCCACTTGACGACCCTCCAGATGCAGGTCGACTATGCGCAGCGTGAGACGGCGCCCGACCGTCTCGCGGAGACGCTCAAGGCCATGGGCAGGGAGATCGGCAGGATCACCCGGAGTACCCAACAGCTCCTCGCACTCGGACGAAGCGACACCGTCGCACTGGAGTTGGGCGAGGTGAACCTCGCCGCCCTGCTCAGGGACGTCGCGGTGGAACTGCTGCCCATGGCACGGTTCAAGCACATCGACCTCGGTATCAATCCCTCGATGCCCGTCCTGATGGCCGTGGCGGACGAGGCGCTGCTGCGCGAGGCGCTGGGGAACCTGGTCTTCAACGCCATTGCATACACCCCCACGCGTGGAACCATCACCGTGCACGCCTCGGCCCGGGAACACAGCTGGCGGATGATCGTGGAGGACGACGGTCCAGGATTGACCATCGAGGAATGCGCGACGCTCGGCCACCGGTTCCAGCGGGGACAACGCGCGGCGAAGGGCGGGTCGGGCCTGGGGTTGGCGATCGCCCGATCCATCGCCGAACGACATGGCGGCGGGTTGGAACTGACACCCAGGGCGTCGACCTCCGGCCTGCACGCCGTCATCTGGTGGCCTCGATGCGCCTGCCAGGGAAAGTCCGAGGAACCGGTATGA